In Haloarchaeobius amylolyticus, the genomic window CGGTTGCGATGGTGTTTTTCTCTGGGACGAAACTTCCCCTATACTGGCCATTCTGAGTGAAGTAATTGAGGACGATACCATGTTCATTGGCGCGACGGACGAATGGTGTCGAGAAATTGACCCCACCGAACACGTTCAGCGTGTCGATTTTCTCTGTCGGAAACGTCGCGATCTCTCCACCGTCACCATCAACGTCGTAGACGACGATACGACCACCATCGGTCTGAACCTGTGTCCCTTGCTTCGTGACATAGACGACCGAATCGTCGAACATGGCTTCAGCTGCTTTCATAATTCGTCCTCCCAACCGGTCCCTCTGACCTTCTGTGGCTCTAGCTTGATTGTCTCCGCTGGCATACAGTACTCGCGTGTCGAACACGCCTCACATTTCGCGGGGTTATCTGTGAATGAAGGGACAGTGTCGACAGACATGGATTGCATCGCCTCTACGATGTCACGGACACTGTCTCGGTGATCGTCAGTAATCGGGATGTGCATACGCTGGTCGGTTTCATACAGGTAAATCGCGCCTTCATCGACTTGCTGATCGATGTGGTCTTCAAGCAGCATGCAGTACCCGGCGAGCTGTATTTCGTCGCTCTTGTAGTACTCCCCACTTGCGGCTCGCTTTCTTTCAATTGGAACTGGCGTACTTGTATCTCGTTCTAGGACATCGATTTTCCCTTTTAGACCGAGGGTTTCGGACTCTAGATATAGCTCGTTGAGCCACCCTCCACGGGTCGATTGAGCGTCGTGGAGGGAAGTTCCCTCAACTCGCTCATAATTCTGGCCTTGTGTGTCGAAAAAGTGGAGATACCAGTACCGACGAGGGCAATATACGTACTGATTCAGGTCAGAGACGTTCACTAAGTTGTCCATCATTGTGAACGCTCCTCGATTTCAAGCTCTGGTGGGGCATTCGAATGAGTCGTGACTGTGATGTCGTAGTTTGCAGTCGTGATTCTTTCGGGAACCACCGCGTCAGTGATGCGGATAATACGGAAGAACCGATGAAGGAGATTGGTATCGAGGGGGAATGTATCGTCTAGTTCAAGTCTGTCGATTTCTCGATGGACTTTTGTCTGGAGGAGGTCTTCAATCTCGGTCGTCGGCTGGTCGTAGCGCGTTGGTTCAGTTTCAAATTCTGGGAGACGAGCGGTGACGACCGATTGCGTATCGTCACGAGACTCGAGTACGAGACAGCCCTCATCGTCGACTTCTGCAATGGCGTAGTTTCGAAGAGTCGATGTGAGGTCATAGGTAGTGAGTCCAAGACGGTCACCACGAGGATACCGGATCTCAGCAGGGAGTGATCGACCTCGGAGTCCACAGAACATCTTGAAACATTCGCGGGTGAACTTGAGAATCTTCGCTGCATCGCTGTTCTGTGTATACGTCGGGGCGAACCCACCCAAGTTGTCGATGGCAGTGTCGGCTTCGTCGATGAGCCGTCGCCAACGGCCGAAGTGCTCTATGTTCTCAGCGAAGTCAGCATGGAGTTCTTGGTTGTACCACGTGGCACTTTCGTCGCGTACCGCAATAGCGTAGGCGGCACGGAACCCGACGAGATCTGCGAGTTGGTCAAGGTACATCTCGCTGTCGTCCAGTCCCTCGTATATTTGTTGTTCGAAGGTCTGGAACGAGACATCCTCTCCCCACGGTCCCTGTCCGAGACCATACACGTGAACCGTGGCGGGTGCTTGTCG contains:
- the cas4 gene encoding CRISPR-associated protein Cas4 — its product is MMDNLVNVSDLNQYVYCPRRYWYLHFFDTQGQNYERVEGTSLHDAQSTRGGWLNELYLESETLGLKGKIDVLERDTSTPVPIERKRAASGEYYKSDEIQLAGYCMLLEDHIDQQVDEGAIYLYETDQRMHIPITDDHRDSVRDIVEAMQSMSVDTVPSFTDNPAKCEACSTREYCMPAETIKLEPQKVRGTGWEDEL